The Methanosphaera sp. WGK6 genome includes a window with the following:
- a CDS encoding restriction endonuclease subunit S gives TQKRQFDYSESWKTVNLNEVTYIPKKEKLSKFTNEKLLTVKLHCKGVEINTTTIPKITKKGRAYYKRNFKEILIGRQNLHNGGIGIVSQELDEGICSNAITSLKVNKNRVTPYFLYYFLSRTEYYKKTEIFMNGTGQKELSEKELMKLKIKIPSLSEQEQIVNCMTNIDKKIELIKKEKCELSNFKKFLLQTMFC, from the coding sequence ACTCAAAAAAGACAATTTGACTATTCAGAATCTTGGAAAACTGTTAATTTAAATGAAGTTACATATATTCCTAAGAAAGAGAAACTCAGTAAATTTACTAATGAAAAATTATTAACTGTAAAATTACATTGTAAAGGAGTAGAGATTAATACAACTACAATTCCTAAAATTACTAAAAAAGGAAGGGCTTATTATAAACGAAATTTCAAAGAAATTTTAATTGGTAGACAAAATTTACATAATGGGGGCATAGGTATTGTTTCTCAAGAATTAGATGAAGGAATTTGTTCTAATGCTATTACAAGTTTGAAAGTTAATAAAAATAGAGTAACACCTTACTTTTTATATTATTTTTTAAGTAGAACTGAATATTATAAAAAAACAGAAATTTTTATGAATGGAACTGGACAAAAAGAATTATCTGAAAAAGAATTAATGAAATTGAAAATAAAAATACCTTCACTATCTGAACAAGAACAAATAGTAAACTGTATGACAAATATAGATAAAAAAATTGAATTAATAAAAAAAGAAAAGTGTGAATTAAGTAATTTTAAAAAATTTTTATTGCAGACCATGTTTTGTTAA